One segment of Balaenoptera ricei isolate mBalRic1 chromosome 8, mBalRic1.hap2, whole genome shotgun sequence DNA contains the following:
- the BIRC2 gene encoding baculoviral IAP repeat-containing protein 2 isoform X1: MHKTTSQRLFPDLSYQKIKSTMEDSTILSNWTIVNKQKMKYDFSCELYRMSTYSTFPVGVPVSERSLARAGFYYTGVNDKVKCFCCGLMLDNWKQGDNPIEKHKQLYPSCSFIQNLVSVTSLESTSKNVSSPVRNSFTHSLLPTLEHSSSFSGSYYNLSPNPVNSRAVEDFSPMRTNPYSYAMSTEEARFLTYQMWPLTFLSPSELARAGFYYIGPGDRVACFACGGTLSNWEPKDDAMSEHRRHFPNCPFLENSLETLRFNISNLSMQTHAARLRTFMYWPSTVPVQPEQLASAGFYYVGRSDDVKCFCCDGGLRCWESGDDPWVEHAKWFPRCEFLIRMKGQEFVDEIQARYPHLLEQLLSTSDTPGDENADPPIVHFGPGESYSDDAVMMNTPVVKAALEMGFSRSLVKQTIQSKILTTGENYRTVNDIVSALLNAEDENREEEKERQTEETASDDLSLIRRNRMALFQQLTCVLPILDNLLKANVINKQEHDIIKQKTQIPLQARELIDTVLVKGNGAANIFKNCLKEIDSTLYKNLFVEKNMKYIPTEDVSGLSLEEQLRRLQEERTCKVCMDKEVSIVFIPCGHLVVCQECAPSLRKCPICRGIIKGTVRTFLS, from the exons ATGCACAAAACTACCTCCCAAAGACTTTTCCCAGATCTCTCGTATCAAAAAATTAAGAGTACGATGGAAGATAGCACGATCTTGTCAAATTGGACAATcgtcaacaaacaaaaaatgaaatatgactTTTCATGTGAACTCTACAGAATGTCTACATATTCAACTTTCCCCGTTGGTGTTCCTGTCTCAGAAAGGAGTCTTGCTCGTGCTGGTTTTTATTACACTGGTGTGAATGACAAGGTCAAATGCTTTTGTTGTGGCCTGATGCTGGATAACTGGAAACAAGGAGACAATCCTATTGAAAAGCATAAACAACTATATCCTAGCTGTAGCTTTATTCAGAATCTAGTTTCTGTTACTAGTCTGGAATCCACCTCTAAGAATGTTTCTTCTCCAGTGAGAAACAGTTTTACACATTCATTATTACCTACTTTGGAACATAGTAGCTCATTCAGTGGTTCTTATTACAACCTTTCACCAAACCCTGTTAATTCTAGAGCAGTTGAAGACTTTTCCCCAATGAGGACTAACCCCTACAGTTATGCCATGAGTACTGAAGAAGCGAGATTTCTTACTTACCAGATGTGGCCATTAACCTTTTTGTCACCATCAGAATTGGCAAGAGCTGGCTTTTATTATATAGGACCTGGAGATAGAGTAGCCTGCTTTGCCTGTGGTGGGACTCTAAGTAACTGGGAACCAAAGGATGATGCTATGTCAGAACACCGGAGACATTTCCCCAACTGTccatttttggaaaattctctggAAACGCTGAGGTTTAACATTTCAAATTTGAGCATGCAGACACATGCAGCTCGACTGAGAACATTTATGTACTGGCCTTCAACTGTACCAGTTCAGCCTGAGCAGCTTGCAAGTGCTGGTTTCTATTATGTGG GTCGCAGTGATGATGTCAAATGCTTTTGTTGTGATGGTGGCTTAAGGTGTTGGGAATCTGGAGATGACCCATGGGTTGAACACGCCAAGTGGTTTCCAAG GTGTGAGTTCTTGATACGCATGAAAGGGCAGGAGTTTGTTGATGAGATTCAAGCTAGGTATCCTCATCTTCTTGAACAg CTATTGTCAACTTCAGATACTCCTGGAGATGAAAATGCTGATCCACCAA TTGTTCATTTTGGACCTGGAGAAAGTTATTCAGATGATGCAGTCATGATGAATACACCTGTGGTTAAAGCTGCCTTGGAAATGGGCTTTAGTAGAAGCCTGGTAAAGCAGACAATTCAGAGTAAAATCCTAACAACTGGAGAGAATTACAGAACAGTTAATGATATTGTGTCAGCACTTCTTAATGCTGAAGATGAAAatagagaagaagagaaggaaagacaaaCTGAAGAAACAGCATCAG atGATTTGTCCTTGATTCGGAGGAATAGAATGGCTCTCTTTCAACAGTTGACGTGTGTGCTTCCTATCCTGGACAATCTTTTAAAGGCCAATGTAATTAATAAACAAGAACATGAtattattaaacaaaaaacacagataCCTTTGCAAGCAAGAGAACTGATTGATACCGTTTTAGTTAAAGGAAATGGTGCTGCCAACATCTTCAAGAACTGTCTTAAAGAAATTGACTCTACATTATATAAGAACTTATTTG tggaaaagaatatgaagtatATTCCAACAGAAGATGTTTCAG GTCTGTCACTGGAAGAACAACTGAGAAGGTTGCAAGAAGAAAGAACTTGTAAAGTGTGTATGGACAAAGAAGTTTCTATTGTATTCATTCCTTGTGGTCACCTGGTAGTATGCCAGGAATGTGCCCCTTCTTTAAGAAAATGCCCTATTTGCAGGGGTATAATTAAGGGTACTGTTCGTACATTTctctcataa
- the BIRC2 gene encoding baculoviral IAP repeat-containing protein 2 isoform X2, translated as MHKTTSQRLFPDLSYQKIKSTMEDSTILSNWTIVNKQKMKYDFSCELYRMSTYSTFPVGVPVSERSLARAGFYYTGVNDKVKCFCCGLMLDNWKQGDNPIEKHKQLYPSCSFIQNLVSVTSLESTSKNVSSPVRNSFTHSLLPTLEHSSSFSGSYYNLSPNPVNSRAVEDFSPMRTNPYSYAMSTEEARFLTYQMWPLTFLSPSELARAGFYYIGPGDRVACFACGGTLSNWEPKDDAMSEHRRHFPNCPFLENSLETLRFNISNLSMQTHAARLRTFMYWPSTVPVQPEQLASAGFYYVGRSDDVKCFCCDGGLRCWESGDDPWVEHAKWFPRCEFLIRMKGQEFVDEIQARYPHLLEQLLSTSDTPGDENADPPNDLSLIRRNRMALFQQLTCVLPILDNLLKANVINKQEHDIIKQKTQIPLQARELIDTVLVKGNGAANIFKNCLKEIDSTLYKNLFVEKNMKYIPTEDVSGLSLEEQLRRLQEERTCKVCMDKEVSIVFIPCGHLVVCQECAPSLRKCPICRGIIKGTVRTFLS; from the exons ATGCACAAAACTACCTCCCAAAGACTTTTCCCAGATCTCTCGTATCAAAAAATTAAGAGTACGATGGAAGATAGCACGATCTTGTCAAATTGGACAATcgtcaacaaacaaaaaatgaaatatgactTTTCATGTGAACTCTACAGAATGTCTACATATTCAACTTTCCCCGTTGGTGTTCCTGTCTCAGAAAGGAGTCTTGCTCGTGCTGGTTTTTATTACACTGGTGTGAATGACAAGGTCAAATGCTTTTGTTGTGGCCTGATGCTGGATAACTGGAAACAAGGAGACAATCCTATTGAAAAGCATAAACAACTATATCCTAGCTGTAGCTTTATTCAGAATCTAGTTTCTGTTACTAGTCTGGAATCCACCTCTAAGAATGTTTCTTCTCCAGTGAGAAACAGTTTTACACATTCATTATTACCTACTTTGGAACATAGTAGCTCATTCAGTGGTTCTTATTACAACCTTTCACCAAACCCTGTTAATTCTAGAGCAGTTGAAGACTTTTCCCCAATGAGGACTAACCCCTACAGTTATGCCATGAGTACTGAAGAAGCGAGATTTCTTACTTACCAGATGTGGCCATTAACCTTTTTGTCACCATCAGAATTGGCAAGAGCTGGCTTTTATTATATAGGACCTGGAGATAGAGTAGCCTGCTTTGCCTGTGGTGGGACTCTAAGTAACTGGGAACCAAAGGATGATGCTATGTCAGAACACCGGAGACATTTCCCCAACTGTccatttttggaaaattctctggAAACGCTGAGGTTTAACATTTCAAATTTGAGCATGCAGACACATGCAGCTCGACTGAGAACATTTATGTACTGGCCTTCAACTGTACCAGTTCAGCCTGAGCAGCTTGCAAGTGCTGGTTTCTATTATGTGG GTCGCAGTGATGATGTCAAATGCTTTTGTTGTGATGGTGGCTTAAGGTGTTGGGAATCTGGAGATGACCCATGGGTTGAACACGCCAAGTGGTTTCCAAG GTGTGAGTTCTTGATACGCATGAAAGGGCAGGAGTTTGTTGATGAGATTCAAGCTAGGTATCCTCATCTTCTTGAACAg CTATTGTCAACTTCAGATACTCCTGGAGATGAAAATGCTGATCCACCAA atGATTTGTCCTTGATTCGGAGGAATAGAATGGCTCTCTTTCAACAGTTGACGTGTGTGCTTCCTATCCTGGACAATCTTTTAAAGGCCAATGTAATTAATAAACAAGAACATGAtattattaaacaaaaaacacagataCCTTTGCAAGCAAGAGAACTGATTGATACCGTTTTAGTTAAAGGAAATGGTGCTGCCAACATCTTCAAGAACTGTCTTAAAGAAATTGACTCTACATTATATAAGAACTTATTTG tggaaaagaatatgaagtatATTCCAACAGAAGATGTTTCAG GTCTGTCACTGGAAGAACAACTGAGAAGGTTGCAAGAAGAAAGAACTTGTAAAGTGTGTATGGACAAAGAAGTTTCTATTGTATTCATTCCTTGTGGTCACCTGGTAGTATGCCAGGAATGTGCCCCTTCTTTAAGAAAATGCCCTATTTGCAGGGGTATAATTAAGGGTACTGTTCGTACATTTctctcataa